From the genome of Gryllotalpicola protaetiae:
CCGATGGCGGTCGAGAAGCCGAGGTCGCGCAGCTCGAACATCATCTGGTAGGTCAGGGTGCCCGACTTCGAGACGAGCCCGATGGGGCCCTTGCCCGTGATGTTCGCCGGCGTGATGCCGACGAGCGACTCGCCCGGCGTGATGATGCCGGGGCAGTTCGGGCCGATGATGCGGGTCTTGCCGCCCTTCGCCTTGGCGTGCGCCCACGCCTCGGCCGAGTCGCCGACGGGGATGCCCTCGGTGATGACGACCAGCAGCGGGATCTCGGCGTCGATGGCCTCGACGATCGCGCCCTTCGCGAAGGCCGGCGGCACGAACGCGATCGACACGTCGGCGCCCGTCTTCTCGATGGCCTCGGCGACCGTGGCGAACACGGGCAGTTCGACGGTCGAGCCGTCTGCGGCGGTGTGCGACACCGTGGTGCCGGCCTTGCGGGCGTTCACGCCGCCGACGACCTGGGTGCCGGCCTTCAGCATGAGGGCGGTGTGCTTGGTGCCCTCGCCGCCGGTGATGCCCTGGACGATGACCTTGGAGTCCTTGTTGAGGAAGATCGACATGTTTACTCAGTCCTTGATTTCGATCAGGCGGGGTCGGCGGGGTTCAGGCGGCGGCCAGCTCGGCGGCCTTGTCGGCGCCGTCGTCCATCGTGGTCGCAAGCGTCACA
Proteins encoded in this window:
- the sucD gene encoding succinate--CoA ligase subunit alpha; this encodes MSIFLNKDSKVIVQGITGGEGTKHTALMLKAGTQVVGGVNARKAGTTVSHTAADGSTVELPVFATVAEAIEKTGADVSIAFVPPAFAKGAIVEAIDAEIPLLVVITEGIPVGDSAEAWAHAKAKGGKTRIIGPNCPGIITPGESLVGITPANITGKGPIGLVSKSGTLTYQMMFELRDLGFSTAIGIGGDPVIGTTHIDALAAFEADPETKAIVMIGEIGGDAEERAAAFIKENVTKPVVGYVAGFTAPEGKTMGHAGAIVSGSAGTAQAKKEALEAAGVKVGKTPSETAQLLRDVYAALSD